A genomic region of Saprospiraceae bacterium contains the following coding sequences:
- a CDS encoding DNA-3-methyladenine glycosylase, whose amino-acid sequence MLLPRKYYLSDDVLGLTRDILGKMLVSQIQGIRYSGIIVEAEAYRAPEDRASHAFGNRLTPRTKTMFLDGGHAYIYVCYGIHEMFNIITGPIGTPHAILIRAVEPREGIAQMQKNRGISEAPSALTKGPGCLTQAMGINRALNACKLYEPESPLQIHDIQITYNKAQIGQSKRIGVESAGESAQWLYRFYLKGNDYVSGSPR is encoded by the coding sequence ATGCTCCTCCCGCGCAAATATTATTTAAGCGATGATGTTCTTGGTTTGACTCGTGATATTCTCGGAAAAATGCTGGTATCCCAAATACAAGGAATCAGATATTCTGGAATCATTGTTGAGGCAGAGGCTTATCGGGCACCAGAAGACCGTGCTTCCCATGCCTTTGGAAACAGGCTAACTCCGCGCACGAAAACCATGTTCTTGGACGGCGGACATGCTTATATATATGTGTGCTACGGAATCCACGAAATGTTTAATATCATTACAGGACCCATAGGGACCCCGCATGCCATTTTGATCCGAGCTGTTGAACCCCGCGAAGGCATAGCACAGATGCAAAAAAATCGTGGCATATCAGAAGCACCGTCAGCTTTGACAAAAGGCCCCGGTTGTTTAACACAAGCTATGGGTATAAATCGCGCCTTAAATGCCTGCAAGCTTTATGAACCGGAAAGTCCGCTTCAGATTCACGACATCCAAATCACATATAACAAAGCACAGATCGGACAGTCCAAAAGGATTGGTGTCGAATCTGCTGGCGAATCTGCTCAATGGCTCTACAGGTTTTATCTGAAAGGGAATGATTATGTGAGTGGGAGTCCGCGCTAA
- a CDS encoding 1-acyl-sn-glycerol-3-phosphate acyltransferase, with translation MQKWSQWLLGLLGWRYTGTETLRKIDQFVVAIGPHTSNWDFPLGLLIRWASGLDKMRFIGKESLFRPPYAWFFKALGGFPVVRSASKNQVEMYIELFKSHRVFAIVISPEGTRKKTDQLKTGYYYIAKGAGVPIVPASINYKTRYVHFHKPFYATEDPANDMAIVEHYISSGEGKYPEKGYKK, from the coding sequence ATGCAAAAATGGAGTCAATGGTTATTGGGTTTATTAGGCTGGCGATACACGGGCACAGAAACGTTGCGAAAAATTGATCAATTTGTAGTCGCAATTGGTCCCCATACTTCGAATTGGGATTTTCCATTGGGATTGCTCATCAGGTGGGCCAGCGGATTGGATAAAATGAGATTTATCGGTAAAGAAAGTCTGTTTAGGCCACCTTATGCTTGGTTTTTCAAAGCCTTGGGTGGATTTCCTGTCGTGCGATCTGCGAGTAAAAACCAGGTAGAGATGTATATTGAGCTTTTTAAATCGCATCGGGTCTTTGCTATTGTCATTTCTCCGGAAGGAACACGCAAAAAAACCGATCAATTGAAAACGGGCTATTATTACATCGCAAAAGGTGCCGGAGTGCCGATTGTACCGGCTTCAATAAATTATAAAACCCGGTATGTTCACTTTCATAAACCCTTTTATGCAACTGAAGATCCGGCCAATGATATGGCCATTGTAGAACATTATATTTCTTCTGGAGAAGGAAAATATCCTGAAAAAGGCTACAAAAAATGA
- a CDS encoding T9SS type A sorting domain-containing protein, whose product MKNFIYLFFLLSFLGVVTMSNQKGRGAEGAKGSTGAPGDDDTVCKSCHNGPISVEVKIHVLEGTDTIQAYEPGKSYSIHVRINKTGGNDPKAYGFQMTLLNAEEKVNGPNLKEISPISSNVKLTTLRTGRLYAEHTDRSDKNLFEILWTAPVKGSGAVTIYAGGTGVNANGSDSGDGGNKTALQVNEKIGTGIHQTDISGTSVYPNPFNEKIQLQVSNPKVVAYELIDLFGKKLFSGKLIGHIETLDLSHQKDGIYFIKFLDADFNLIKTQKLIKRQSRT is encoded by the coding sequence ATGAAAAATTTTATTTACCTGTTTTTTTTACTTTCCTTTCTTGGGGTAGTCACCATGTCCAATCAAAAAGGTCGTGGAGCAGAGGGAGCCAAAGGCAGTACGGGTGCACCTGGAGATGATGATACGGTATGTAAATCTTGCCACAACGGTCCGATAAGTGTAGAAGTCAAAATTCATGTTCTGGAAGGCACTGATACCATCCAGGCATACGAACCCGGAAAATCTTATTCTATTCATGTGCGTATCAATAAAACCGGCGGAAATGATCCTAAAGCTTATGGTTTTCAAATGACCTTATTAAATGCTGAAGAAAAAGTAAACGGACCTAATTTAAAAGAAATCAGTCCGATAAGTTCAAATGTTAAATTGACAACACTGCGTACTGGACGATTGTATGCAGAACATACCGATCGCAGCGATAAAAATTTATTTGAAATCCTGTGGACGGCTCCTGTAAAAGGCTCAGGGGCGGTAACTATATACGCCGGAGGCACCGGTGTTAATGCCAATGGATCGGATAGTGGCGACGGTGGAAATAAAACTGCGCTGCAGGTCAATGAAAAAATAGGTACCGGAATTCACCAAACGGATATAAGTGGTACTTCGGTATATCCCAATCCCTTTAATGAGAAAATCCAGCTTCAGGTAAGTAATCCTAAAGTTGTTGCTTACGAACTCATAGATCTTTTTGGAAAAAAATTATTTTCGGGAAAACTGATTGGTCATATAGAAACGCTTGATTTGTCCCATCAAAAAGACGGAATTTATTTTATCAAATTTTTGGATGCTGATTTCAATTTGATCAAAACGCAAAAATTGATCAAGAGACAATCAAGAACCTGA
- a CDS encoding ABC transporter ATP-binding protein, whose translation MIQVNEMSFGYRKKKAPLFQDLNLQLESGTINGILGKNGAGKTTFLRVVSGLLFPQHGQALVNGASSRGRHVEMLTDLYYVQEEYILPEVTIRRYVQLYSNFYPNWDHEKFDRILSEFELPSDGKLKELSFGQKKKFLIAFALATGCKLLILDEPTNGLDIPSKMVFRKVVSSSLNEDQCILISTHQVKDVANLLDRIVVVEGGQVIFNQDLFHISSKYRFDFVPGSQIPEKSIYAEQVPGGHVVMNLKQENQVQTEVDIEILFNAIISKSI comes from the coding sequence ATGATACAGGTAAATGAAATGAGTTTTGGTTATCGCAAGAAGAAAGCTCCGCTGTTTCAAGATCTCAATTTACAATTGGAATCGGGAACCATTAATGGTATTCTGGGAAAAAACGGTGCTGGTAAAACGACTTTCCTTAGAGTCGTCTCTGGTTTGCTCTTCCCTCAACATGGTCAAGCTTTGGTGAATGGAGCTTCCAGCAGAGGACGCCACGTGGAAATGCTAACGGATTTATATTACGTTCAGGAAGAATATATTTTGCCAGAAGTCACTATCCGTCGCTACGTTCAACTTTATTCCAATTTTTATCCAAATTGGGATCATGAAAAATTTGATCGCATTCTTTCGGAATTTGAATTGCCCTCCGATGGCAAGTTAAAAGAACTGTCTTTTGGGCAAAAGAAAAAATTTCTGATTGCTTTTGCTCTTGCTACTGGTTGCAAACTTCTAATTTTAGATGAACCTACCAATGGTTTGGATATCCCTTCCAAGATGGTTTTTAGAAAAGTCGTTTCTTCTTCTCTCAATGAAGATCAGTGTATATTAATTTCTACCCATCAGGTAAAAGATGTTGCTAATTTATTGGATAGAATTGTAGTTGTAGAAGGAGGTCAAGTAATATTCAATCAAGACTTATTTCACATCTCCTCCAAATACCGCTTTGATTTCGTTCCTGGTTCTCAAATACCTGAAAAATCTATCTATGCTGAACAAGTTCCAGGTGGACATGTAGTTATGAATTTAAAACAGGAAAACCAGGTTCAGACAGAGGTCGACATTGAAATTTTATTCAACGCCATTATTTCTAAATCTATTTAA
- a CDS encoding RNA polymerase sigma factor — protein MAGLKNTEDQLILEWVIGELTMEKGFRALVEKYQQKLYWHIRRMVLVHEDADDVLQNTFIKVYKSIHQFEGKSSLFTWLYRIATNECLSFLDKNKRYKYDGMDEQSEHPVIQQLAADPYFEGNEIQLRLQEALTRLPDKQKQVFLLRYHDEMSYKEMSQVLETSEGALKASYHHAVKKIEEYFKSLELI, from the coding sequence ATGGCGGGATTAAAAAATACGGAAGACCAACTCATCCTGGAATGGGTGATCGGTGAATTGACCATGGAAAAAGGTTTCCGGGCTTTGGTTGAAAAATACCAGCAGAAGTTGTACTGGCATATCCGGAGGATGGTATTGGTTCACGAAGACGCAGATGACGTGCTTCAAAACACCTTTATCAAAGTGTATAAAAGTATACACCAATTTGAAGGAAAAAGCAGCTTGTTTACCTGGTTATACCGAATTGCAACGAATGAATGCCTGAGCTTTTTAGACAAAAACAAAAGGTATAAATACGACGGAATGGATGAGCAGAGCGAACATCCGGTCATTCAGCAACTTGCAGCAGATCCTTATTTTGAAGGAAATGAAATTCAACTCCGTTTGCAGGAAGCTTTGACCAGATTGCCAGATAAACAGAAACAGGTTTTTCTGCTCCGTTACCATGACGAGATGTCTTACAAAGAGATGTCTCAAGTCCTGGAGACTTCCGAAGGAGCTTTAAAAGCATCTTACCATCATGCCGTCAAAAAAATTGAAGAATATTTTAAATCGCTGGAATTAATTTAA